Proteins encoded together in one Catellatospora citrea window:
- the fdxA gene encoding ferredoxin, whose amino-acid sequence MTYIIAEPCVDVLDKACIEECPVDCIYEGNRMLYIHPDECVDCGACEPVCPVEAIFYEDDVPEQWRDYTTANYEFFNELGSPGGASKIGKISADAPFVAAQPAKEGDH is encoded by the coding sequence TCGCCGAGCCGTGCGTCGATGTGCTCGACAAGGCCTGCATCGAGGAGTGCCCTGTCGACTGCATCTACGAGGGCAACCGCATGCTCTACATCCACCCGGACGAGTGCGTCGACTGCGGTGCCTGTGAGCCGGTCTGCCCGGTGGAGGCGATCTTCTACGAGGACGACGTGCCGGAGCAGTGGCGCGACTACACCACCGCGAACTACGAGTTCTTCAACGAGCTCGGCTCGCCCGGTGGCGCCTCGAAGATCGGAAAGATCAGCGCGGACGCGCCGTTCGTCGCGGCCCAGCCCGCCAAGGAAGGCGACCACTGA